A single genomic interval of Stenotrophomonas sp. ZAC14D1_NAIMI4_1 harbors:
- a CDS encoding type III pantothenate kinase gives MSDWLFDLGNSRFKFAPLQGDRAGDVQAWAHGAEGMAAQPPHSLPTGGTAFVASVAAPSLTTAMLQQLQARFGDVRVVRTSAECAGVRIAYAKPEKFGVDRFLALLAAATARRPVLVVGVGTALTIDLLDADGQHHGGRISASPTTMREALHARAVQLPASGGDYSEFANDTVDALASGCDGAAVALVERSARHAQALLGVAPALLVHGGGAPALMPLLDGADYHPSLVLDGLARWAVHQPAG, from the coding sequence ATGAGCGATTGGTTGTTCGACCTTGGCAATTCGCGCTTCAAGTTCGCGCCATTGCAGGGTGACCGTGCCGGCGATGTGCAGGCCTGGGCGCATGGCGCCGAAGGCATGGCCGCACAGCCGCCGCACAGCCTGCCCACGGGCGGCACCGCCTTTGTTGCCAGCGTGGCCGCACCGTCGCTGACCACCGCCATGCTGCAGCAGCTGCAGGCCCGCTTCGGCGATGTGCGCGTGGTGCGCACCAGTGCCGAATGCGCGGGCGTGCGCATTGCCTACGCCAAGCCGGAAAAATTCGGCGTCGATCGTTTCCTCGCACTGCTGGCCGCCGCTACCGCGCGCCGCCCGGTGCTGGTGGTGGGCGTGGGCACCGCGCTGACCATCGATCTGCTCGACGCCGACGGCCAGCACCACGGTGGCCGCATTTCCGCTTCGCCCACTACCATGCGCGAAGCGCTGCACGCGCGTGCGGTGCAGCTGCCGGCCAGTGGGGGCGACTACAGCGAATTCGCCAACGACACCGTCGATGCGCTGGCCTCCGGCTGCGACGGTGCTGCCGTGGCGCTGGTGGAACGCAGCGCCCGCCACGCGCAGGCGCTGCTGGGCGTGGCCCCCGCGCTGCTGGTGCATGGCGGCGGCGCACCCGCGCTGATGCCGTTGCTGGACGGCGCCGACTACCACCCGTCGCTGGTGCTGGACGGCCTCGCCCGCTGGGCGGTGCACCAGCCCGCAGGCTAG
- a CDS encoding SPOR domain-containing protein: MLTRALIVVLAILNVGVASWWLLRSEPAPATPPQPATGVAELRWLPGGTDAAAVAQTSAATPTEALQEREAAPSAAVAATEAPAPATPPPAETAPAANPAPAVAAAAKPAAPVVETPAIAKPAAEKPAAPPRCVALGPFADRAAAVAAQGRAGSLLAPARLREQPAASGSTRYRVLLPVAASREEAQATVKRIVAAGLSDYYIISQGEESNAIALGQYRNREGAERRIAAVKAAGFQPRLVASGDAGQWWLEGQLAAGSEPKQVQQRSGAAQQRSLECTRLR; this comes from the coding sequence ATGCTGACCCGTGCCCTGATTGTCGTGCTGGCCATCCTCAACGTAGGCGTCGCCAGCTGGTGGCTGCTGCGCAGTGAACCCGCGCCGGCCACGCCGCCCCAGCCCGCCACCGGCGTGGCCGAGCTGCGCTGGCTGCCGGGTGGCACCGATGCCGCTGCCGTGGCCCAGACCAGCGCCGCCACGCCCACCGAAGCCCTGCAGGAGCGCGAAGCCGCGCCCAGCGCCGCCGTGGCGGCCACTGAGGCACCGGCACCGGCGACACCGCCGCCCGCCGAAACCGCCCCCGCTGCCAACCCAGCACCCGCCGTGGCTGCCGCCGCCAAGCCCGCTGCGCCGGTGGTTGAAACGCCAGCCATAGCGAAGCCCGCTGCCGAGAAGCCCGCCGCACCGCCGCGCTGCGTCGCCTTGGGCCCGTTTGCCGACCGCGCCGCCGCCGTGGCCGCGCAAGGCCGCGCCGGCAGCCTGCTGGCCCCGGCGCGCCTGCGCGAACAGCCCGCCGCCAGCGGCAGCACCCGCTACCGCGTGCTGCTGCCAGTCGCCGCCAGCCGCGAGGAGGCGCAGGCCACGGTCAAGCGCATCGTCGCCGCCGGTCTCAGCGATTACTACATCATCAGCCAGGGCGAAGAGAGCAACGCCATCGCCCTGGGCCAGTACCGCAACCGCGAGGGCGCCGAGCGCCGCATTGCCGCCGTGAAAGCCGCCGGCTTCCAGCCGCGCCTGGTGGCCAGTGGCGACGCCGGGCAGTGGTGGCTGGAAGGGCAGCTGGCCGCCGGCAGCGAACCGAAGCAGGTGCAGCAGCGCAGCGGCGCCGCGCAGCAGCGGTCGCTGGAATGCACGCGACTGCGCTAG
- a CDS encoding Sir2 family NAD-dependent protein deacetylase, which yields MIPDVVPNKVVVLSGSGLSAESGLPTFRDSHGLWNNYSWQEVASPEGWRLRPEAVLAFYNERRLKAWNALPNAAHSAIASLESAFDVVVITQNVDELHERAGSSNVIHLHGQLAYARSTSDSPKRYRIEDSSISLGQLCEDGTQLRPDIVWFGEETQHMDEARWHVSTAAKVLVIGTSLAVYPAASLVKAARGRAEKVLVSLEMDRIPYGFTYLQGLATTVTPRLAQKWLTGTSEGSNSAP from the coding sequence ATGATTCCCGACGTAGTACCCAACAAAGTAGTTGTTCTCTCTGGGTCCGGCCTGAGCGCGGAAAGCGGCTTGCCTACATTCCGCGATTCGCACGGCCTCTGGAACAATTATTCGTGGCAGGAGGTGGCCAGCCCTGAGGGCTGGAGGCTTCGCCCAGAAGCCGTCTTGGCCTTTTACAACGAGCGTCGCCTGAAGGCATGGAACGCGTTGCCAAATGCCGCACACTCCGCGATCGCGTCCTTGGAATCGGCCTTTGATGTAGTCGTGATTACCCAGAACGTCGATGAGCTTCACGAGCGCGCGGGCTCCAGCAACGTGATTCATCTACATGGCCAACTTGCCTATGCGCGTAGCACGTCGGACAGCCCGAAGCGCTACCGTATCGAGGACTCCTCGATTTCGCTTGGGCAGCTGTGCGAAGACGGGACGCAGCTCAGGCCTGACATTGTCTGGTTCGGGGAAGAAACGCAGCACATGGATGAGGCGCGATGGCATGTATCCACCGCAGCAAAGGTCCTTGTCATAGGCACATCACTTGCCGTGTACCCGGCGGCTTCGCTGGTCAAGGCTGCGCGCGGCAGGGCCGAGAAAGTGCTGGTCTCGCTCGAGATGGATAGGATTCCCTATGGGTTTACCTACCTGCAGGGCTTGGCAACCACTGTGACTCCTCGCCTGGCCCAAAAGTGGCTCACTGGCACGAGTGAAGGCTCAAACAGCGCCCCGTGA
- a CDS encoding addiction module antidote protein, with translation MKNTLELHDWDAAEHLHDDQDIVHFIEAALEEAPDDAAFIASVLGVVARARNIADLARTTGIARETLYKMLRGEGNPTLGNLSKLAKSLGFRLSLVPIKSDGKPTKPARRPARKAAKTPAAKSAC, from the coding sequence ATGAAAAACACACTGGAACTGCATGACTGGGACGCGGCCGAACACCTGCACGACGACCAGGACATCGTTCACTTCATTGAAGCTGCGCTCGAGGAAGCGCCCGACGATGCAGCCTTCATCGCATCGGTGCTGGGGGTGGTGGCACGGGCGCGCAACATTGCTGATCTTGCACGCACGACCGGTATCGCCCGCGAAACCCTGTACAAGATGCTGCGTGGTGAAGGAAATCCCACCCTGGGCAATCTCAGCAAGCTGGCAAAGTCGCTGGGGTTCCGGCTGAGCCTTGTGCCGATCAAGAGCGACGGCAAGCCGACCAAGCCCGCACGCCGGCCCGCACGCAAGGCGGCCAAGACGCCGGCGGCAAAGAGCGCCTGCTGA
- a CDS encoding PAAR domain-containing protein gives MSPPDSSHDGPGLQRMTDMARNWIVMGDVTSSGGRVITASGDTDVAGKGVARIGDKATCPSLHKGVFAIVEGDATLMVDGQPVALHGSALACGCRVLSSQQSVVHVTGGGGGGGGAGAAAGGAGASSGAAGKVAAIVGAVAPLASKVLPAYDQAVRFVGSQGTPLANVPYTLHLADGQSINGTTNEQGETARVSSGQSQPIARAELHPPEQPTGCCARTSPASADAKEVFELDGVMTTSDEMGTSVVPVSAPGHERSLTPGEIEMARLVFGNAVDYSSVKVHNHGYWLFFGFQDKNTAVTPNGEMYFPKGIYLDDFSADSIGNQQFFIHEMTHVWQYQLGYNVKLVRGPRPGMSYDYVLDETRLFHDYNMEAQGDMLADYFLVTFRGSQSRMNNTRYRAVAGIGAQLERTLSPFLADRSSKDNLPRTTR, from the coding sequence TTGAGCCCGCCAGATTCGTCGCATGATGGGCCCGGTCTGCAACGGATGACGGACATGGCACGGAACTGGATTGTGATGGGGGACGTTACCTCCAGCGGCGGTCGGGTGATCACCGCCTCGGGGGACACCGATGTTGCCGGCAAGGGCGTCGCACGTATCGGGGACAAGGCAACCTGCCCAAGTCTGCATAAAGGCGTCTTCGCGATTGTCGAAGGCGATGCCACGCTGATGGTCGATGGCCAGCCGGTTGCCTTGCATGGCAGCGCGCTTGCCTGTGGCTGCCGGGTGTTGTCCAGCCAGCAGTCCGTGGTGCATGTCACCGGCGGTGGCGGTGGCGGTGGCGGTGCGGGCGCGGCCGCGGGCGGTGCAGGCGCAAGCTCAGGTGCCGCCGGCAAGGTCGCCGCCATCGTGGGCGCCGTGGCGCCGCTCGCCAGCAAGGTGCTGCCTGCGTATGACCAGGCGGTCCGCTTCGTCGGCTCGCAGGGCACACCGTTGGCGAATGTGCCGTACACGCTGCACCTGGCCGATGGCCAGTCCATCAACGGCACCACCAATGAACAGGGCGAAACGGCACGCGTGTCATCCGGCCAGAGCCAGCCCATCGCGCGTGCCGAGCTGCATCCACCCGAGCAGCCGACGGGCTGCTGCGCACGCACGTCGCCGGCCAGCGCCGACGCCAAGGAGGTCTTCGAGCTTGATGGGGTGATGACCACCTCCGATGAAATGGGCACCTCGGTCGTGCCGGTGAGTGCGCCGGGCCATGAGCGCAGCCTGACCCCGGGCGAGATCGAGATGGCACGGCTGGTGTTCGGCAATGCAGTCGACTACAGCAGCGTAAAGGTCCACAACCACGGCTATTGGCTGTTTTTCGGCTTCCAGGACAAGAACACCGCTGTTACCCCGAACGGCGAAATGTACTTCCCCAAAGGCATCTACCTCGATGACTTCTCCGCCGACAGCATCGGTAACCAGCAGTTCTTCATCCACGAGATGACGCATGTCTGGCAGTACCAGCTCGGCTACAACGTCAAACTCGTGCGCGGGCCGAGGCCGGGCATGAGCTATGACTACGTGCTGGATGAAACGCGCCTGTTCCACGACTACAACATGGAGGCGCAGGGTGACATGCTGGCCGATTACTTCCTCGTCACCTTCCGTGGCTCACAGTCGCGCATGAACAACACCCGATATCGCGCGGTGGCCGGCATCGGCGCACAGCTGGAACGCACGCTTTCCCCGTTCCTTGCCGACCGCAGCAGCAAGGACAACCTGCCGAGGACAACCCGATGA
- a CDS encoding DUF3011 domain-containing protein has product MRRHAVSLTAALLCAAFAAPAMAAVPFFNASCPVGLDVHADEGGPVYVQGREAALKRFNDRYFEARDAQSGVTLSITSGDDGTPQISYTGRGGANGICQVSGSGAPAATERHDRRHHDDDEGAALPSEVTCESIDQRQVSCGMDTRGNVEVARQISRTRCEQGQNWGLSRHAVWVNGGCRAVFRNTSRAAYSAPSGGSALGACNTRKGAQGTLVAQVPVGSDYQEMIIDYPDGRFLCMLRNSGEVQSVTPVRRR; this is encoded by the coding sequence ATGCGTCGCCACGCTGTTTCCCTTACCGCTGCACTGTTGTGCGCCGCCTTCGCGGCCCCGGCCATGGCCGCCGTGCCGTTCTTCAACGCAAGCTGCCCCGTTGGCCTGGATGTGCACGCCGACGAGGGCGGCCCGGTCTACGTGCAGGGACGGGAGGCGGCGCTGAAGCGCTTCAACGACCGCTATTTCGAAGCGCGCGATGCGCAGAGCGGCGTGACCCTGTCGATCACCAGTGGTGACGACGGCACGCCGCAGATCAGCTACACCGGCCGTGGCGGCGCCAACGGCATCTGCCAGGTCAGCGGCAGCGGTGCACCGGCCGCGACGGAGCGGCACGACCGCCGCCACCACGATGACGATGAGGGGGCGGCGCTGCCGAGTGAGGTCACCTGCGAATCCATCGACCAGCGCCAGGTGTCGTGCGGGATGGACACGCGCGGCAACGTGGAAGTTGCCCGCCAGATCAGCCGCACGCGCTGCGAGCAGGGCCAGAACTGGGGCCTGTCGCGGCACGCGGTGTGGGTGAATGGCGGCTGCCGCGCGGTGTTCCGCAACACGTCGCGCGCCGCGTACAGCGCACCCAGCGGTGGCAGTGCGCTGGGGGCCTGCAACACGCGCAAGGGCGCACAGGGCACGCTGGTGGCCCAGGTGCCGGTGGGCAGCGATTACCAGGAGATGATCATCGATTACCCCGATGGCCGCTTCCTGTGCATGCTGCGCAACAGCGGCGAGGTGCAGAGCGTGACGCCGGTGCGCCGCCGCTGA
- the rocF gene encoding arginase → MAHPISVTLIGVPTDVGAGHRGARLGPEALRVAGLPEALEARGVDVRDLGNLDGPRNPWTTPVQGYRHLDEVVAWNRALMDASYAELQAGRMPIMLGGDHCLGIGSITAVARWCREQGKTLRVLWLDAHSDFNTSDVTPSGNIHGMPVACLCGLGPDALTQLGGSSPAITPAQMHQIGIRSVDPDEKRLIKTHKVDVYDMRYIDENGMKRTVEAALAGIDENTHLHVSFDVDFLDPSIAPGVGTTVPGGVNYREAQLVMEMIADSGRMGSLDIVELNPLLDKQNATAELAVDLVESLFGKSTLMRD, encoded by the coding sequence ATGGCCCATCCCATTTCCGTAACCCTCATCGGCGTGCCCACCGACGTGGGCGCGGGCCATCGCGGTGCACGGCTTGGCCCGGAAGCCCTGCGCGTGGCTGGCCTGCCGGAGGCGCTGGAGGCGCGTGGCGTGGACGTGCGCGACCTGGGCAACCTGGACGGCCCGCGCAACCCGTGGACCACGCCGGTGCAGGGCTACCGCCACCTGGACGAGGTGGTGGCCTGGAACCGCGCGCTGATGGACGCCAGCTACGCTGAACTGCAGGCCGGGCGCATGCCGATCATGCTGGGCGGCGACCACTGCCTGGGCATCGGTTCGATTACCGCCGTGGCCCGCTGGTGCCGCGAACAGGGCAAAACCCTGCGCGTGCTGTGGCTGGATGCACATTCGGATTTCAACACCAGCGATGTCACCCCGTCGGGCAACATCCACGGCATGCCGGTGGCCTGCCTGTGCGGCCTCGGCCCGGACGCGCTGACCCAGCTGGGTGGCAGCAGCCCGGCCATTACCCCGGCGCAGATGCACCAGATCGGCATCCGCTCGGTGGACCCGGACGAGAAGCGCCTGATCAAGACCCACAAGGTCGATGTGTACGACATGCGCTACATCGACGAGAACGGCATGAAGCGCACCGTGGAAGCGGCACTGGCCGGCATCGACGAGAACACCCACCTGCACGTCAGCTTCGATGTGGATTTCCTCGACCCGAGCATTGCCCCGGGCGTGGGCACCACGGTGCCGGGCGGAGTGAATTATCGCGAGGCGCAGCTGGTGATGGAGATGATTGCCGACAGCGGCCGCATGGGTTCGTTGGACATCGTTGAACTGAACCCGCTGCTGGACAAGCAGAACGCGACCGCCGAGCTTGCCGTGGACCTGGTGGAAAGCCTGTTCGGCAAGTCCACGCTGATGCGCGACTGA
- a CDS encoding entericidin A/B family lipoprotein, which produces MKRVVALMLLSMFSVAMLAGCNTVAGAGKDVQKAGQSVEDAAKGN; this is translated from the coding sequence ATGAAGCGTGTAGTTGCCCTGATGCTGTTGTCGATGTTCTCGGTGGCCATGCTGGCTGGCTGCAACACCGTTGCCGGCGCCGGCAAGGATGTGCAGAAGGCAGGCCAGTCGGTTGAGGATGCCGCCAAGGGCAACTGA
- a CDS encoding CsbD family protein, with translation MNKDIISGKWSQLKGKAQAKWGDLTNDDFDVAEGNAEYLAGRLQERYGWAKDRAEKEVHEFSDSVRKDYPDFK, from the coding sequence ATGAACAAAGACATCATTTCCGGCAAGTGGTCGCAGCTCAAGGGCAAGGCACAGGCCAAGTGGGGCGATCTGACCAACGACGATTTCGATGTGGCCGAGGGCAACGCCGAGTATCTGGCCGGCCGTCTGCAGGAACGCTATGGCTGGGCCAAGGACCGCGCGGAGAAGGAAGTGCACGAGTTCTCCGACAGCGTCCGCAAGGATTATCCGGACTTCAAGTAA
- a CDS encoding tryptophan--tRNA ligase, producing the protein MTTRVLTGITPSGTPHLGNYVGAIRPAIAASRAPDIESFFFLADLHSLIKSQDPQRTQRATLEIAASWLACGLDPEHVWFYRQSDIRETTELMWFLTAIASKGILNRAHAYKAAVDKNREEGVDEDAGVSAGLFMYPVLMAADILIFKANQVPVGRDQIQHIEMARDFAQRFNHVYGKEYFPLPDVVIDEQVATLAGLDGRKMSKSYHNTIPLFVPREELKKLVFSILTDSRAPGEPKDTEGSALFQMYQAFATPEQTAEFAKAFAAGISWGDAKQQLFERIDGELSPLRERYNALMAEPEKIEALLKRRGQQLREQLAAPLLEELRHAVGLRDLSSAGDIASEDAGVARVAPPLFKQYREKDGLFYFKLTAGDGTLLIQSEGFDSPRDAGQLIAVIKQAEQGDQLQSELFKLEAEVDAVLAALAVLRAE; encoded by the coding sequence ATGACGACCCGAGTCCTTACCGGTATCACCCCCTCCGGCACGCCCCACCTGGGCAACTACGTTGGCGCCATCCGTCCGGCCATTGCCGCCAGCCGCGCCCCGGACATCGAGAGCTTCTTCTTCCTGGCCGACCTGCACAGCCTGATCAAGTCGCAGGACCCGCAGCGCACCCAGCGCGCGACCCTGGAGATTGCCGCCAGCTGGCTGGCCTGTGGCCTGGACCCGGAACACGTGTGGTTCTACCGCCAGAGCGACATCCGCGAGACCACCGAGCTGATGTGGTTCCTCACCGCCATCGCCAGCAAGGGCATCCTCAACCGCGCGCATGCCTACAAGGCGGCGGTGGACAAGAACCGCGAAGAAGGCGTGGATGAAGATGCGGGCGTCAGCGCCGGCCTGTTCATGTACCCGGTGCTGATGGCCGCCGACATCCTCATCTTCAAGGCCAACCAGGTGCCGGTGGGCCGCGACCAGATCCAGCACATCGAAATGGCGCGCGATTTCGCCCAGCGCTTCAACCACGTGTACGGCAAGGAGTACTTCCCGCTGCCGGACGTGGTGATCGACGAGCAGGTGGCGACGCTGGCCGGCCTGGACGGCCGCAAGATGAGCAAGAGCTACCACAACACCATTCCGCTGTTCGTGCCGCGCGAGGAGCTGAAGAAGCTGGTGTTCTCGATCCTTACCGATTCGCGCGCACCGGGCGAGCCGAAGGACACCGAGGGCTCGGCGCTGTTCCAGATGTACCAGGCCTTCGCCACCCCGGAACAGACCGCTGAATTTGCCAAGGCGTTCGCCGCCGGTATCAGCTGGGGCGATGCCAAGCAGCAGCTGTTCGAGCGCATCGACGGCGAGCTGTCGCCGCTGCGCGAGCGCTACAACGCGCTGATGGCCGAGCCGGAAAAGATCGAAGCGCTGCTCAAGCGCCGTGGCCAGCAGCTGCGCGAGCAGCTGGCGGCACCGCTGCTGGAAGAGCTGCGCCATGCGGTGGGCCTGCGTGACCTGTCCAGCGCCGGCGACATCGCCAGCGAGGACGCCGGCGTGGCCCGCGTGGCACCGCCGCTGTTCAAGCAGTACCGCGAAAAGGACGGCCTCTTCTACTTCAAGCTGACCGCCGGTGACGGCACGCTGCTGATCCAGAGCGAAGGCTTCGATTCGCCGCGCGATGCCGGCCAGCTGATTGCCGTGATCAAGCAGGCCGAGCAGGGCGACCAGCTGCAGAGCGAGCTGTTCAAGCTGGAAGCCGAAGTGGATGCCGTGCTGGCCGCGCTGGCAGTGCTGCGCGCCGAATGA
- a CDS encoding MBL fold metallo-hydrolase: MTADPSIHTIDTGFQRPDFDAAYLIVENGRAAFVDCGTGLSVPAMLQALADAGLGVEAVDWLLLTHVHLDHAGGAGLLMQQLPNAKAVLHPRGAPHMIDPTRLIAGATAVYGAEEIARSYGRIEAIPEARVVVADDGHRIDLAGRELLLLHTPGHAQHHYCVWDARSRSWFTGDTFGISYRELDSAQGAFIFPTSSPVQFDPEAMKASIQRMLGYGPQAMYLTHYGRVQQVEKLAGDLFEQIDAMAAIGRQCDGRADRHRCLLAALQALYLERAQQHGCALDQAAVAEVLAMDIELNAQGLACWLDRARR, from the coding sequence ATGACCGCCGATCCCAGCATCCACACCATCGATACCGGCTTCCAGCGTCCCGACTTCGACGCCGCCTACCTCATCGTCGAAAACGGCCGTGCGGCGTTCGTCGACTGCGGCACCGGCCTGTCCGTGCCGGCCATGCTGCAGGCGCTGGCCGATGCCGGGCTGGGCGTGGAGGCGGTGGATTGGCTGCTGCTGACCCACGTGCACCTGGACCACGCCGGTGGTGCGGGCCTGCTGATGCAGCAGCTGCCCAATGCCAAGGCCGTGCTGCACCCCCGCGGTGCGCCGCACATGATCGACCCGACCCGGCTGATTGCCGGTGCCACCGCCGTCTATGGCGCCGAGGAAATCGCCCGCAGCTACGGCCGCATCGAAGCGATTCCCGAGGCCCGCGTGGTGGTGGCCGATGACGGCCACCGCATCGACCTGGCGGGCCGCGAGCTGTTGCTGCTGCACACCCCGGGCCACGCGCAGCACCACTACTGCGTGTGGGATGCACGCAGCCGCAGCTGGTTCACCGGCGATACGTTCGGCATTTCCTACCGCGAGCTGGACAGCGCGCAGGGCGCCTTCATCTTCCCCACCTCCTCGCCGGTGCAGTTCGACCCGGAGGCGATGAAGGCCTCGATCCAGCGCATGCTGGGCTACGGCCCGCAGGCGATGTACCTGACTCACTACGGCCGCGTGCAGCAGGTCGAAAAGCTGGCCGGCGACCTGTTCGAGCAGATCGATGCGATGGCGGCGATCGGCCGCCAGTGCGATGGCCGCGCCGACCGCCACCGCTGCCTGCTGGCCGCGCTGCAGGCGCTGTACCTGGAACGCGCGCAGCAGCACGGCTGCGCACTGGACCAGGCCGCGGTGGCCGAGGTGCTGGCGATGGACATCGAGCTCAACGCGCAGGGCCTGGCGTGCTGGCTGGACCGCGCACGACGCTGA